From the genome of Pseudoliparis swirei isolate HS2019 ecotype Mariana Trench chromosome 1, NWPU_hadal_v1, whole genome shotgun sequence:
TCCATGAGGATGGGAGGAAATGAGATGTTATGCTTCAGTAAATTTCCTTGACTGTCATCAGGAAGATAACAAAATTTGCAGCAAaagttaaatgtataaataactgTATTACTAATCAATTAACAATACCCACAGCATACACTTCCAAAATGAAAAAGATTTCCAAACTATATGCATCGTTAATTGTAAGGAATGCTCGAGTAGCTTGGCAGATATATGCACCAGTTTCAGCTAGTATTGGTGTCTATCTTTGCAACATCTCATAAATAACAGTAAAGAAATgagaaaaacattttgttgCCGACATAGTTTCCGAGGAAGTATTCACAACTAATAACCACTCTTTTGCAGTTGCTAAAAGCTAttatttttcccttttaaaatatTCTGTATTTTACATCTGCTGTTTATAATAATCCTATTTTAAGATGGGCAGTAGCGTTAATTGTGGAATTTAAACATGTAGTTTTGATATTCTTACTTTGATATATTCGTGGTATTAACCCTGATATCACTTTTAACACATTGCCAGATGGATATATAGGATAatgtatttaattgcattatgaTGGACAGAGATGGTTGAGAAATTAAAAACAGCTGAATCAGTTCATAATCAGTCCACTCTAATTTAACTGTTCATTTTATTGTCACCAAAAGACTGGAACTGTTCAGTAATGTATGACATACATCTTACCAGAAGAGGGCAACATTGAGTGAAACCGACCGAGCTGTCAAAACAAACACTTGTGGTGCCTTTAATGACTATCGAAAATACTACAACTACTTTTTAACCCAAAAATTATGCAGCGGAAAACATCTAAATTTCTTGGATTGTCATATGATTAATCAAAGTGGAGGTCAAGTAATCAAATAACATTGGGTAATACTTATCTTCACAATATGAAGGTAACACATTAGGTCTCAGAAAACCATTTCCCATCTCCAACCACAATCAAAAACTACATTGCATTTTTACTAGGCCCACTATAATGTTGTTGTAAtacttatatacagtatatatacttctatataATCTACGGGCTTGACTTTTTTAACCATCTGTCCATCACTTATTCTTTtttacattctttttttcttcttctcatgaAGTTAATTTTGGCTTCCTCAATGAATCAATCTAGTCACGTAGAtgtggaggggggaaaaaaggggaaacaaattaaatcagttttcttGTCTTCCACCACTTAACTCTTGCTATTGCTGTTTTTATATTCAGACTTTGAATCTTACAAGCACTTGTCGGTCACGTGAAGGCAGTACAGTGCGCAGCAGCCGTTGCGCAGACGCACCACAACTGATCAGCTGACTGTGAGTGAGACGATATGTTGATGCACCTTTGAGTCGAAAAGCTGTTTTAATCTGCGCTATGTAAGAGAAGCTGCGTCTGTTTAACTGAATTACACCGTGTGGACATAATTATAAAGCCATAATCATACCGGTAAGTACGGAAATATACCGATTAATGACGTCGTGACAGCAGAAGAAGAGACTGCGATGCAAACAAGCTCGTGTCAGCAGCGAGCTAACACTGCATTTAAacacacaggagccagctaTACTTTAGTATTTCATAGTCATTTGCAGTAAGAATGGTTAACACATGCTAAACGAAGAGCAGAAGCCCTGTGTCATGTGTTGTTCgtggtgtttaatgaagaggAGGGTCAGTATTTAGCATGCCCTCTGCAGAACACGAACTGGTCATATGATAGTCGATCAGCAGACGGAGACCAGTCTCTTGAGTTTTACTGATGCACTCAACCAGTGAGTGTGTAGGGACCTTATTACAATCATGTGGATATGTGAGCAACGTAATGAATCGGAAGCAAAAAATAGACGTCGAAAGAAGATCACATATTTTATTAATATGACTCGTATTCATGATATTTACACAGCTGCAAATCCGTCCTCGACACGTGGTACTGCTATTCTTTACTTTAACAAAGGCAGTTCAAGCTAAATATAAGTCATGCGGTACAGTAAACATCTGGGTACCAAAATATTATCAGCCAAATAAACTTGAATATCAAAATTGTAAGTTCTCATCATGCACAGTTATAGTAACATGTATTTCATATTATTGGACAATGACGTTACAGCTCGTGCACCCTAGTTGTGTTATCGTCTGCTTTACTGTAGCGCTGCATGAATGTAATATTATACCGACACACTGCTTTTGAATAAGTTATGAAAGCGTGAGGAGGAACGATGTTGTATATACTGTCGACAGCTGTCAACAGGGTTTAGTTTTGTGTTCTCCTGTGACAGTAACTACATGTTGCAGTTTGTGGAGGAGCCGATTTCAACTACTTTACATACAGTTGATTAGTTAAATGTGAACCacggtatactgtttttattattattttaggaaTATCTACCACGCTGTTAATGATAATAGTATTAATTGTGATTTTTAATGTCTCACCATACATATCATCATCACCCACTTTCTTCTTACTTTCCCTCCTTCTCAGGGAGGTCAGAGTCGGCTACAGAACAGCAGCCCTGGAACAAATCGCAGAGCTCTACTGATACTCTTTCTCTGACTTTCGCCTCAGTGACTTCCTCACATCACACCGGGACAAACCTCTCACCAACAGCCATGACAGAATTCTGGTTGATCTCTGCACCGGGGGAGAAGACGTGCCAGCAGACCTGGGACAAGCTGATGGGGGCCACAACACGCACCAACAACCTCTCCGTGAACAACAAGttcaacatccctgacctcaaGGTCAGTCATGTGTATCCCCCACCAAAGTCAATCCACCTTTAAGTAGTCTAGTGGAGgtttttctttatatttccGTGTGTTTTGTCTCTCACAGGTCGGAACACTAGATGTGTTGGTGGGTCTGTCAGATGAACTGGCCAAACTAGACACCTTTGTGGAAAGGTAAACCTCTATGTGTTCAAACTTTACTGAAATAGTTTGTATAATTCCCTCTAAGGAGACAATTGTTAGATGAACAAATACCACATTTTAGTACAGTTCTGCTTTTTTTGTCATCTAATGCTTCTCTCGTGACTCGTGTCAGTGTGGTGAAGAAGGTCGCTCAGTACATGGCCGATGTCTTGGAGGACAGCCGAGACAAAGTCCAGGAGAACCTACTCGCTAATGGAGGTAACGGCTGTTTACTTATCAGACTGGTGTCCGGACGAACACCTGTCGGTTGTTCACAGACATAAGTCGAAGGTGGTAAAAAGCAGCATAATGTTGTTGGTTGGACTTTAGAGCAAGACATTGTAGGTTCCTGTGTGCTCACATGTACAATCAGACCCAGTCATTGGAAACGAAGGTGATTAATGCAGATGACTTTAATCTGTTCCACAGTTGACCTGGTCACCTATATCACCAGGTTTCAGTGGGACATGGCTAAGTATCCAATCAAACAGTCGCTGAAAAACATCTCTGAGATAATCGCCAAGGTAGAAATCTGTCGCAGTTTGATTTTGATTGATGAGTTATTATATGTTTGGTGCTAGAAATTATCCCCACTGAACTACGTAGAGTATATCTGTATACTCATTATAAAATATGGAAACCATCctggtatttattttatatttattatatttactaCATTTTGGGAAGTACCGTACGCTTATTCCTTCTCTTATTGTTCTCTAGCAAGCGACGCAGATCGACAATGACCTGAAGGCCAGAGCTTCAGCCTACAACAACCTGAAGGGAAACCTGCAGAACTTGGAGAGGAAGAATGCGTgagttataaaataataataacatgaataCACTGTATGTTGTCTGTAATTTGATTGCGGAAGCATTGACTAACGCCAAATACTGTGGAACTCCTTTAGCTTTATTGCAAAATATTATCTCATGTTTTATCTGTGGTTATCTTCCTGTACAAGAGATCAATGTTAAAGTTAGTCCTCATGCAATACTTACCTTCATGACAGCATGTACGTATGTCATCCTGGTCCCTACACACAGCAGTTACAGACAGAAACCACAGAACATATTTTTCTGTTTTCCCTTTTCCTGCCATAGCTTTGAAGTAAAAACTCACTTAACATTGTCATCTTAACAATATACATTTTACACATCACCCTTTCTGAGCTGCCCTGAAATTCTGCtgtaacttaaataaaaaatgtttccaAAATGTAACTTTATAACATTTGGCAGCCTTTTTTGCATATCGTCACACCTCAAAGGAGGAGGGGATTCAAATattcaaatatgttttgttaAATGTGTACAATACAGATTATTTGTATCACTTTGTAAAGATTGAAGTTGCCTGAGTATCTGACCTGCATGTGTCATCTTTTAGGGGGAGTTTGTTAACCAGGAGTTTGGCTGACATAgtgaagaaagaagattttgtACTGGACTCAGAGTACCTTATTACCATGCTGGTGGTTGTCCCAAAGTAAGTACACTGACATCTGTATCTATATAGTCACTATACGGGGAGGTAAGAGTTCTCATGTCATTGTATCAATGGTAGATTTGATAGAGGATCTCCTCTTCAGCTGCATGGGCTACAAGGTCGAACTACAATCGATCCCCGATTCCGGAGTTTGCACGTTCTCCCCGTGGTTCTCCGTCTGTGGCCCAAAGATGTGCATCTTAGGTTAACTGGAGACTCTAAAATcttgcccaatgtcagctgggatcggctccagcgccccacgACCCTAAAATAGAATAAGCGGTTTGCGTAATGGATGAAATGGGGGTTCCATGGGGTAGATGAAGGTCATTTTCAGTCCCATCATGTCGTTCCCAAGAGGCTTCTTGGTTCTTGCTGTTACCCTTCCCTTTACACCCTCACAGGACAAGTTATGCTGACTGGCAGAAGACGTATGAGACTCTGGCAGAAATGGTCGTGCCACGCTCCACAAAGTAAGCTTGGTGGTTCAGTTTAATTACTTTTCACAAATGTATGAATGATCtaccaaaagaagaagacaattgTGTTTTGTGACGTATCTGATTTTAAAGTCTtcgttgaaaataaataaataattatagaCTAATAAATAGGCAACATAATTACTCTCCATCACCACTTGAGCCACTAGAGGTGTGTGGTAGTGTCTGTATCTGCAGAGACCCGGCCCCTGCCTGAActattttttttcaatgtaaCTGCCAGATGGTAAGCACTCACTCCAAAACAAGAGTGAATATGGGGTTATAGCTGTCGGGGAAAGGGACCAACTtgaatattgatatatttattgtcAGGCAGTGCGCCACCCTCCACGTCGTACATGTCCACGACAGTTGCTTCAACAGGTCTGAATATTATCGGAAACATTTCATTGCTGACCCTTAAAAAGCAACAGACTCGAAtcaaaatagaaaagattatGTGGTTGACCTTTTGCCAACCGGGCCGTATGATATGAGTCGTTATGTTCGGGCTTTTGGACAGACATGGCTAAGTGTGGTACAGTAACCTAGCAACCAAAACATATCTGCAAATGCAACAGGAAATGGGAAACCTCATATATATCGTATGCAGCTTGAAAGGGGACTATTTGTGATGGTTTCTATCTCTACCTTGATAATACCATGTCAACACCGGCATTCAAACCTGGCACAAATCGAGTGCTTTGGTAATGCTGACTTGATCCGTATCTTATTCTTTCTATATAATATCTATGATTTGGTTCCAGCACACACAGttggtttgtgtttttgtttttgtgaggaGGTGGTCCTCTGCAGAGAAGTGTATTGGAAAGAATGAGATGGCTGTTGCTGTAGTCGAGTCGTGAGGCGATGGAGGCGTGGATGAGCGTTTTCAGCAGCTGAGCTTGAGAAGGAGATGGGAAGATGACAATAATCCTGTCCTTCTTTTTGTCAGcagctttccttttttttgtaaaaacagCCTGAAATGTGTCAAACGTACTTTATGTATCCAGCTCCCAGCTTAGTTTATGGTCGCCTGTGCGTCGCGCGTCAAGGGGGCCGCAAAGGGTTGCTGACTTTTTGTAACTTGGCGTGAATGTCCCGGTGTCAGACCTGTCACAAATAGTTAACTGATAAAAACACTATTTACGTGTCTTGGATTATTCAAAGCAGGCCAGTTTGTTTTTAGATGTTATAGAAACATGAGGTCTTAAATAAATCCTTATTTTGAGTAAATATTTTGCAGCCAAATCAAATTATTTACAGGGTTTTCAACCTTTGTTTCTTTACAATGAATGTTAGACTTGACTGGCTTGTACAAAGGCATTACAGTAGTCCatggatatgagatatgagtttgCAGTATAAACAAAGCTGTgtgtcatgtcctctcctccaggctgctgtTTGAGGACAACGACAGCGGTCTGTTCAGTGTCACTCTCTTTACGAAGGCTATCGATGACTTCAAGCACAAAGCCAGAGAAAACAAGTAAATTAATTTTATCTTCCATTCAAGATATCTTTGTTTCATGTTtctattttgtgtttttgtaaaatcaTCCACAGATAAATGGCAGTAATGATATCTCATTATTGCAATAGGCTACTTATGTGTTAACAAAGGAACTGGCTTGTTATGCTCTAAAAAAAGACTGCCATTCTATAATAAACACAATTGGCCAGCACTCGACCGTCTCTCCAGTTAGGACGACTAGGATCTATGTTTATGTATCATCTTTGTCTGtagcccttgtgtgtgtgtgtgtgtgtgtgtgacggctgATTGCCAGCCCTCTGCTGTGTGCCCTGACCTAGGTACACAATGCGGGATTTCCAGTATAATGAGGAGGAGTTGAAGGCAGACAAAGAAGAGATGACACGTTTGTCCACTGACAAGAAGAAACAGTTTGTATGACGGCTATTTTTGTCATTAACAGTAATACTGActaagaagagaaggaggaagctCCTGGAGCTTTCTTACATTGGGCTGAAACCAGTTAAATAGAATTCTGTCACGAGgatgatttaattaaataaacatcAAAAATGGTAATTTAAGCCAGTTAAcaagtatatattctttatatatatatatatatatattctagaaAACAATAAAATGCTGTTTCTATCCACCCAGGGGCCTTTGGTACGGTGGCTGAAAGTGAATTTCAGCGAAGCCTTCATCGCGTGGATTCACATAAAAGCCCTTAGTGTGTTTGTGGAATCGGTTTTGAGGTAAGCAAGTGAAGACCCAGCAGCTTACATGAAACACCCTCAGTGAAGTTCATCTGTCTGTTACTCTTTGCATACTTTCACGTCCATACTCTCACCCTTTTTAATGCAACATTACTTTATTCTTGTTTCCTATGAAAGAGGAAAAATGTCTGAAAGACTTTTTGTGATTCATAGGTATGGGCTGCCGGTGAACTTCCAGGCCATGCTGCTGCAGCCCaacaagaagaacatgaagaagctGAGAGAGGTGGTCTACGACCTGTACAAACACCTGGACAGCAGCGCTGCGATCATTGATGTGAGTCCCCGTCACACGCTCTTTGATAGTGAAAGTGTCACGTAAAATGATTGGAGGAAGGCAGGTCCAGCTCTCTGACATGTAACAGGGTCCTGAGGATGACTAAGATCCTCTGATGTGTTTGAGCTCCTGACATCTGGTTGTCACTTCAGGATGGAGGGACTGGATTACCTATAGATACATTTCCCTAACTGCTCTTGACTTGGCTGCAAACTTATTGTTTCAATTGCACAATAGTACAAATTACATTGTTTTTctaatgattgtgtgtgtgtgattatgttgtctaactgtcTCTGTTGTGGCTGCAGGCTGCTATGGACATCCCAGGGTTGAACTTGAGCCAGCAGGAGTACTACCCGTATGTTTACTTCAAGATCGACTGCAACCTGCTGGACTTCAAAGTCTAGATGAATTTCCATCATCATCTCACTCTGTGCGGTATTACGCCGATGTGACACGATCACATCCCCAagattttaatttatttccacCCTGTTTTTCAGTTTTCATTCCCGCCCTCTCTGTTGCTCCTGGTACATTCCTAGGGCCTGTTCTAATATACCAAATGATTATGTGCCAtcttctttgttcttttctaCTTCCTCTTTGGACCATGATGTAAAAGTGAATCGCTCAAGGTGACATTCACCAAACATTCCCTATCAAAGGACATAACATTGCTccatttttattgttgtttctctcctgtcagTCTACTTTATTCAAAGTAACACAAATGGTACATATGTGGGGAAAAtggggagaaaaataaatgtatgctAAATATAGTATTTATTTAAAGCCTCTAAAATCagtgaatatattttttgttttgttcagttTTTGAAAGTGATGTGTTTGAGCTCCATGTAAGGAATATCTGTTTACAAGTAGTTGTCCATtgttacaccctccccccctccccctaaaGCTGTGATCCTGTGAAACTCAGATGGATCATTTTACAGTTACTATAAGCAATATGCGGATTCTATGGTCCTATACTTTCTGTATATTAAGCAGTTTGAGAAAAAACTATGATGGGTCTATGTGCAAAATACTGTAATGTCATTAAAACTGTGAATGACACCATATATTTCAaattaatgtgaaaaataaatctaTGTGAAATATAATTGGCTTTGGCTCACTGTGCTTTTTAACTGCAGAATAAAGTTCATAAATGTTTTCAGGCTGATATTGACCAACATCACAATCACTGTTTTTATGGTTTAAGTATTTATAAATGGATCAAGCCATTAATATAATCTAACTTTGGAATTTCCATTAATTAATCAATGCCACCTTTTCAGCATCTGGGCCAAAAATACTTTTATTAACCACTTTATAATGTTTACAATTGCAGATTAGATATTGTAAAACCCTTTTATTACATACTGAAACTCAATCTATCAAGGTATATTCGTATTTTTCTTTAACCTTTTCTAATTTGGTTATttgtctcaattcaattcaattcagtttatttgtatagcccaatttcacaaattacaaatttgtctcggagtgctttacaatctgtacacacacagacatcccccccccaaaacctcacatcgaaggaaaaaaaacccaaaaaaaaaaaaggggaaaaaaaaaaagaaagagaggaggagagagggagaggaggatctctctaggatggacagatgcaatagatgtaatgtgtacagagagagagaaaatacattaaatgacaATACATATTGATGATATgagtaggtatatatatatagcaggcATCCCCACGGGATGGAGACTCccacatccatcaggcagatggcggtggggaggaggggcggagtctctcaacaggacagtggcgtagtcaggagcaggaattccacgacccagatccatcaggcagataggatctatgccgtctcatagggtccgatgaccccatgagacgtaaagtctcATTTTAACTGTTTATATGATATTCCTATTGTTGAATATGTTTGTCTTTTGTAAAGCACTGTgatatgtattaaataaacatttatttattaacatgTAACAGCTGACATGATGGCttaatagaaaagaaaaaaaatctaaaaaaaatggCAAATGGGCTTTCAACTTAAAAcagtaaataattatttttgatTAACTCAAAATGAACAATTTTGTTTAAAGACATTGATGCATGGTTTAGGGAATACTTTACTCTAAGCCGTAATATGTAGTATTATATGTAGTATACTTATTGATAAATGGCTTATGCAGTATA
Proteins encoded in this window:
- the atp6v1c1b gene encoding V-type proton ATPase subunit C 1-B, which produces MTEFWLISAPGEKTCQQTWDKLMGATTRTNNLSVNNKFNIPDLKVGTLDVLVGLSDELAKLDTFVESVVKKVAQYMADVLEDSRDKVQENLLANGVDLVTYITRFQWDMAKYPIKQSLKNISEIIAKQATQIDNDLKARASAYNNLKGNLQNLERKNAGSLLTRSLADIVKKEDFVLDSEYLITMLVVVPKTSYADWQKTYETLAEMVVPRSTKLLFEDNDSGLFSVTLFTKAIDDFKHKARENKYTMRDFQYNEEELKADKEEMTRLSTDKKKQFGPLVRWLKVNFSEAFIAWIHIKALSVFVESVLRYGLPVNFQAMLLQPNKKNMKKLREVVYDLYKHLDSSAAIIDAAMDIPGLNLSQQEYYPYVYFKIDCNLLDFKV